DNA sequence from the Nicotiana tomentosiformis chromosome 3, ASM39032v3, whole genome shotgun sequence genome:
cccaaggtgatacactaggccgaataaaccccttatcaaggagttcctgaagctgctccttcaattccttcaacttaactagtgtcatacgatacggtgggatagaaatgggctgagttcctggcaccaaatcaataccaaagtcaatatccctatcgggcggcatgctcggCATGTCGGCACGAAACACATCCAGAGACTATCGCaccaccgaaacagaatcaatagtaggagcatcagcactaacatccctcacaaaggccaaataagataaacaacctttCCTAACCATCCGCTAGGCCTCcagatatgaaatcactctgctgggaatATAGTCTAGAGAatctctccactcaatccttggcagttccggcatcgccaatgtcacggtcttagcctGACAATCTAGGatagcatgacatagagacaacTAATCGatacccaaaataacatcaaagtccaccatactaagcaacagaagatcaactctagtctcaaatcccccaatagttaccacacacgaccgatatacacggtccacaacaatagtatcgcccacgggCATAGAGacatgaatagatgaaactaaggactcatggggcatatccaaatgatgagcaaaatatgatgatacatatgaataagtggaaccacggtcaaataatatagaggccTCCATGTGGCAagctgagacaatacatgtgatcactgcatctgaagcaacagtaTATGTTCTAGCagaaatagcatagaatcgggcctagacaccacctgatcagcctctCCCTCTagagcgacccctagctgactgaactCCGCCCCGAGCTGGCTaggtgggtggtgaagtaacgAGTGCTGAAGTCGTAAGttgactcctctactgagctgAACCTCCCGGAAGGTGGGGacaatgcctcttgatatgacccaaatctccacactcaaagcaacctctccccGTGAATGGCAGTGggaactgaagggagccccgagcactggGATTACTGCTAGAAGGACCGGACATAGATGAACCTTGAGTTGATGGTGcatgagatgaactctgagctcgAAAGGCACTGAGAGATGAGTGACCCTACTGAgaactgtgtgaaccatggccagataatgcaccacggtgaactggacgagccgtctgagcatgactataaggacgacccctgtcaTGGTAGAGCTGAcctccagaaggaacaccactaaaaccacctgaTCCATGAGGCCtcctggcctccctctcaccccgCTCCTGACTgcagaccatctctatctgccaagcaatatcgacaacctcatcaaaagtagcaccagataccctctccctagtcacaAGCAACCGCA
Encoded proteins:
- the LOC138907641 gene encoding uncharacterized protein, encoding MSVTQYEMRFSELAHHAVWLVPTDKERIRRFINGLTYHLRLLVTRERVSGATFDEVVDIAWQIEMVCSQERGEREARRPHGSGGFSGVPSGGQLYHDRGRPYSHAQTARPVHRGALSGHGSHSSQ